The following are from one region of the Ananas comosus cultivar F153 linkage group 20, ASM154086v1, whole genome shotgun sequence genome:
- the LOC109725493 gene encoding uncharacterized protein LOC109725493 isoform X1, giving the protein MTRTRVDSRPATCQPTSALRVSSSNWNGMKRKAKRKKVPLGVAEGDRKDETCPVCLEHPHNAVLLLCSSYDKGCRPFMCGTGRRHSNCFEQFTKVRTKATGDELEGATELACPLCRSQLKGWTVVEPVRQYLNRKKRSCMQDGCSFSGTFKAMCKHVRSEHPKAKPRAVDPVLEQKWKQLEDESEQQDVISTISSLMPGAVVLGDYVVDGRDYRRHGYRPYSFDRRRLAYFRSQVGRVHLGHRTPPRSSPAGMRLGLVSFRRGMPERARDSYRS; this is encoded by the coding sequence ATGACAAGAACTAGAGTGGATTCCAGGCCTGCGACTTGTCAGCCGACGTCCGCTCTTCGTGTTAGTTCCTCTAATTGGAACGGCATGAAGAGGAAAGCTAAACGCAAGAAAGTGCCTTTGGGTGTGGCTGAGGGGGACCGGAAAGATGAAACGTGCCCGGTATGCTTGGAGCATCCGCACAATGCCGTCCTCCTCCTCTGTTCCTCCTACGACAAAGGCTGCCGCCCTTTCATGTGCGGGACCGGCCGCCGCCACTCCAACTGCTTTGAACAGTTCACGAAGGTCCGCACAAAAGCAACTGGCGACGAGTTGGAGGGGGCGACTGAACTTGCGTGCCCTCTCTGCCGCAGCCAGCTTAAAGGATGGACAGTAGTGGAGCCCGTCAGGCAGTACCTGAACCGTAAGAAGAGAAGCTGCATGCAGGATGGTTGCTCGTTTTCCGGGACGTTTAAGGCGATGTGCAAGCACGTTCGGTCCGAGCACCCCAAAGCGAAGCCTCGTGCAGTGGACCCCGTGCTCGAGCAGAAGTGGAAGCAGCTGGAGGACGAAAGTGAGCAGCAGGATGTGATCAGTACAATCAGCTCGTTGATGCCGGGAGCGGTGGTGCTGGGGGATTACGTGGTCGATGGAAGGGACTATAGAAGACATGGGTATAGGCCATACAGCTTCGATAGGAGGAGATTGGCTTACTTCCGGTCGCAGGTCGGACGGGTGCATCTGGGGCATCGGACGCCGCCTAGGTCGTCGCCAGCAGGGATGCGTTTGGGGCTGGTGTCGTTTAGGCGTGGCATGCCAGAGCGGGCCCGAGATTCTTATAGATCTTAG
- the LOC109725491 gene encoding uncharacterized protein LOC109725491 isoform X2, with protein sequence MAKEGREIASSAAAAVVPLLRPPPQRKGSYARCLSHAGDELKSFRTCLRWMCVDHSDTLRSAVSWSMFFFLSAAVPAADHLLLIPASSPRRRYDAVVQLSLSAAAALAYLSLSGFVRRHGLRRLLLLDRLRRDSDRVRRGYAGQLGRSFRLLAAFVLPCCAAEAAYKAFWWWRWRSAAGGRWPAIGAAAAACVLELASWAYRTAIFFLACVLFRLICHLQILRMHDFAAAFQAETDVAAVLRQHIRIRQQLSVISHRYRGFIVSALLLVTVSQFATLLLTTRPHAQVNIYTAGELALCSLGLVMGMLMCLRSAAKITHKTQAITSHAAAWHACATIDPSDAADDPETHARTNCEEGDGSDSDDEDDEEEEEEERDEDDLDDAKLMPTSYAIASTVSFQKRQALATEMLSVCETGKCRALQQKSRTVA encoded by the exons ATGGCCAAAGAAGGCCGCGAAATTGCGTcgtcggcggcagcggcggtggtgcCACTGCTTCGTCCACCACCGCAGAGGAAGGGCTCGTACGCACGGTGCCTCTCGCACGCCGGCGACGAGCTCAAGAGCTTCCGCACCTGCCTCCGGTGGATGTGCGTCGACCACTCCGACACGCTCCGCTCCGCTGTCTCCTG GTCTATGTTCTTTTTCCTCTCGGCGGCGGTCCCCGCCGCCGACCACCTCCTCCTAATCCCCGCCTCCTCCCCTCGCCGCCGCTACGATGCGGTGGTGCAGctctccctctccgccgccgccgccctcgcctacctctccctctccggctTCGTCCGCCGCCacggcctccgccgcctcctcctcctcgaccgCCTCCGCCGCGACAGCGACCGCGTCCGCCGCGGCTACGCCGGCCAGCTCGGCCGCTCCTTCCGCCTCCTCGCGGCCTTCGTCCTCCCCTGCTGCGCCGCCGAGGCTGCCTACAAGGCCTTctggtggtggcggtggcgcTCCGCCGCCGGAGGGCGGTGGCCGGCgatcggcgccgccgccgcggcgtgCGTTCTGGAGCTGGCGTCTTGGGCGTACCGCACCgccatcttcttcctcgcctGCGTGCTCTTCCGCCTCATCTGCCACCTCCAGATCCTCCGCATGCACGACTTCGCCGCCGCCTTCCAGGCTGAGACCGACGTCGCCGCCGTGCTCAG GCAGCATATTCGCATACGGCAGCAGCTCAGTGTGATCAGCCACCGGTATCGGGGTTTCATCGTCTCCGCTCTGCTCCTTGTCACCGTGAGCCAGTTCGCCACTCTACTGCTTACCACGCGGCCTCATGCTCAAGTGAACATATACACCGCCGGCGAGCTCGCC TTGTGCTCGCTGGGGCTGGTGATGGGGATGCTGATGTGCCTGCGGAGCGCGGCGAAGATCACGCACAAGACGCAGGCGATCACAAGCCACGCCGCGGCGTGGCACGCCTGCGCCACCATCGACCCCTCCGACGCCGCCGACGACCCGGAGACCCACGCGAGAACCAACTGCGAAGAGGGGGACGGTTCTGATTccgacgacgaggacgacgaggaggaggaggaggaggagagggacgAGGATGATTTGGACGACGCAAAGCTCATGCCTACTAGTTATGCTATTGCCAGCACGGTCTCGTTCCAAAAGCGACAGGCGCTTG CAACAGAAATGTTATCCGTCTGCGAAACAGGAAAATGTAGAGCCTTGCAGCAGAAAAGCAGAACTGTTGCCTGA
- the LOC109725491 gene encoding uncharacterized protein LOC109725491 isoform X1, with protein sequence MAKEGREIASSAAAAVVPLLRPPPQRKGSYARCLSHAGDELKSFRTCLRWMCVDHSDTLRSAVSWSMFFFLSAAVPAADHLLLIPASSPRRRYDAVVQLSLSAAAALAYLSLSGFVRRHGLRRLLLLDRLRRDSDRVRRGYAGQLGRSFRLLAAFVLPCCAAEAAYKAFWWWRWRSAAGGRWPAIGAAAAACVLELASWAYRTAIFFLACVLFRLICHLQILRMHDFAAAFQAETDVAAVLRQHIRIRQQLSVISHRYRGFIVSALLLVTVSQFATLLLTTRPHAQVNIYTAGELALCSLGLVMGMLMCLRSAAKITHKTQAITSHAAAWHACATIDPSDAADDPETHARTNCEEGDGSDSDDEDDEEEEEEERDEDDLDDAKLMPTSYAIASTVSFQKRQALVTYLENNRAGITVFGFVVDRTWLHALFMIEFSLVTWLLGKTIGIS encoded by the exons ATGGCCAAAGAAGGCCGCGAAATTGCGTcgtcggcggcagcggcggtggtgcCACTGCTTCGTCCACCACCGCAGAGGAAGGGCTCGTACGCACGGTGCCTCTCGCACGCCGGCGACGAGCTCAAGAGCTTCCGCACCTGCCTCCGGTGGATGTGCGTCGACCACTCCGACACGCTCCGCTCCGCTGTCTCCTG GTCTATGTTCTTTTTCCTCTCGGCGGCGGTCCCCGCCGCCGACCACCTCCTCCTAATCCCCGCCTCCTCCCCTCGCCGCCGCTACGATGCGGTGGTGCAGctctccctctccgccgccgccgccctcgcctacctctccctctccggctTCGTCCGCCGCCacggcctccgccgcctcctcctcctcgaccgCCTCCGCCGCGACAGCGACCGCGTCCGCCGCGGCTACGCCGGCCAGCTCGGCCGCTCCTTCCGCCTCCTCGCGGCCTTCGTCCTCCCCTGCTGCGCCGCCGAGGCTGCCTACAAGGCCTTctggtggtggcggtggcgcTCCGCCGCCGGAGGGCGGTGGCCGGCgatcggcgccgccgccgcggcgtgCGTTCTGGAGCTGGCGTCTTGGGCGTACCGCACCgccatcttcttcctcgcctGCGTGCTCTTCCGCCTCATCTGCCACCTCCAGATCCTCCGCATGCACGACTTCGCCGCCGCCTTCCAGGCTGAGACCGACGTCGCCGCCGTGCTCAG GCAGCATATTCGCATACGGCAGCAGCTCAGTGTGATCAGCCACCGGTATCGGGGTTTCATCGTCTCCGCTCTGCTCCTTGTCACCGTGAGCCAGTTCGCCACTCTACTGCTTACCACGCGGCCTCATGCTCAAGTGAACATATACACCGCCGGCGAGCTCGCC TTGTGCTCGCTGGGGCTGGTGATGGGGATGCTGATGTGCCTGCGGAGCGCGGCGAAGATCACGCACAAGACGCAGGCGATCACAAGCCACGCCGCGGCGTGGCACGCCTGCGCCACCATCGACCCCTCCGACGCCGCCGACGACCCGGAGACCCACGCGAGAACCAACTGCGAAGAGGGGGACGGTTCTGATTccgacgacgaggacgacgaggaggaggaggaggaggagagggacgAGGATGATTTGGACGACGCAAAGCTCATGCCTACTAGTTATGCTATTGCCAGCACGGTCTCGTTCCAAAAGCGACAGGCGCTTG TGACATACTTGGAGAACAACAGAGCAGGGATCACCGTGTTCGGATTCGTGGTCGACAGGACGTGGCTCCACGCCTTGTTCATGATCGAGTTCTCTCTCGTTACGTGGCTCCTCGGCAAAACCATCGGAATCTCTTAG
- the LOC109725494 gene encoding probable transcription repressor OFP9, which translates to MEIFTLRRKRKKKKKSTKTLPNPTTTTTTTTNPSTRRCRALCCGSRPSVSSSSSSSSSSDSDRALASLAHGVVQARLERLIDEAAAPERGGGRRCVVLIAMDKASYDPRGDFRRSMWEVITAKGMMGEPRELRSLLNCYIAMNARELRRDILEAFHEVCSALFLRSR; encoded by the coding sequence ATGGAAATTTTCACgctgaggaggaagaggaagaagaagaagaagagcacgaAAACCCTACCGAACCCaaccacgacgacgacgacgacgacgaaccCGTCGACGCGGCGGTGCCGCGCCCTGTGCTGCGGCTCGCGCCCCAGCgtctcctcgtcctcgtcctcctcgtcctcctcggaCTCGGACCGCGCCCTCGCGAGCCTCGCGCACGGCGTGGTCCAGGCGCGGCTGGAGCGGCTCATCGACGAGGCCGCCGCGCCCGAGCGAGGCGGGGGGCGGCGGTGCGTGGTGTTGATCGCCATGGACAAGGCCTCGTACGACCCGCGCGGGGACTTCAGGAGGTCGATGTGGGAGGTGATCACGGCGAAGGGGATGATGGGGGAGCCGCGCGAGCTCCGCAGCCTCTTGAACTGCTACATCGCCATGAACGCGCGGGAGCTCCGCAGAGACATCCTCGAGGCGTTCCACGAGGTGTGCTCCGCTCTCTTCTTGCGCAGTcgataa
- the LOC109725493 gene encoding uncharacterized protein LOC109725493 isoform X2, with protein MKRKAKRKKVPLGVAEGDRKDETCPVCLEHPHNAVLLLCSSYDKGCRPFMCGTGRRHSNCFEQFTKVRTKATGDELEGATELACPLCRSQLKGWTVVEPVRQYLNRKKRSCMQDGCSFSGTFKAMCKHVRSEHPKAKPRAVDPVLEQKWKQLEDESEQQDVISTISSLMPGAVVLGDYVVDGRDYRRHGYRPYSFDRRRLAYFRSQVGRVHLGHRTPPRSSPAGMRLGLVSFRRGMPERARDSYRS; from the coding sequence ATGAAGAGGAAAGCTAAACGCAAGAAAGTGCCTTTGGGTGTGGCTGAGGGGGACCGGAAAGATGAAACGTGCCCGGTATGCTTGGAGCATCCGCACAATGCCGTCCTCCTCCTCTGTTCCTCCTACGACAAAGGCTGCCGCCCTTTCATGTGCGGGACCGGCCGCCGCCACTCCAACTGCTTTGAACAGTTCACGAAGGTCCGCACAAAAGCAACTGGCGACGAGTTGGAGGGGGCGACTGAACTTGCGTGCCCTCTCTGCCGCAGCCAGCTTAAAGGATGGACAGTAGTGGAGCCCGTCAGGCAGTACCTGAACCGTAAGAAGAGAAGCTGCATGCAGGATGGTTGCTCGTTTTCCGGGACGTTTAAGGCGATGTGCAAGCACGTTCGGTCCGAGCACCCCAAAGCGAAGCCTCGTGCAGTGGACCCCGTGCTCGAGCAGAAGTGGAAGCAGCTGGAGGACGAAAGTGAGCAGCAGGATGTGATCAGTACAATCAGCTCGTTGATGCCGGGAGCGGTGGTGCTGGGGGATTACGTGGTCGATGGAAGGGACTATAGAAGACATGGGTATAGGCCATACAGCTTCGATAGGAGGAGATTGGCTTACTTCCGGTCGCAGGTCGGACGGGTGCATCTGGGGCATCGGACGCCGCCTAGGTCGTCGCCAGCAGGGATGCGTTTGGGGCTGGTGTCGTTTAGGCGTGGCATGCCAGAGCGGGCCCGAGATTCTTATAGATCTTAG